A window of Nocardioidaceae bacterium genomic DNA:
GACTCGCGCTGGCCGTGCTGCGGCCCGCGCGCGGCGCGCTGTGGGCCACCGGCGTCTGTTTCTGGGTGACGGTGGCCGTCGAGACCGGGCAGGGCGCGCTGCTGCCCGACCGCAGCGCGCAGGCCTCCGACGTCGTCGCGAACACGCTCGGCGGTGCCGTGGCGTACGCGGCCGCCGCGCTCGTCGTGCGGCGCCGCAGCGCCTCCCGGGCGCGGGAGCGGGAGATCGCCGCCGACATGGGTAGGACCACCCCATGACCCACGCAGACGTGACCACCGTCGA
This region includes:
- a CDS encoding VanZ family protein; translation: MRGGRGVRRRGVAAAGVLLAALLIAAMVATPTPDLPGRAITGLSRAFTLVPGIGGGPRTYAAVEVGLNVLLFVPLGLALAVLRPARGALWATGVCFWVTVAVETGQGALLPDRSAQASDVVANTLGGAVAYAAAALVVRRRSASRAREREIAADMGRTTP